Proteins from one Macrobrachium rosenbergii isolate ZJJX-2024 chromosome 14, ASM4041242v1, whole genome shotgun sequence genomic window:
- the LOC136845899 gene encoding cysteine-rich motor neuron 1 protein isoform X3: MGVVSNAGVGGVMLAALLLSLAAVLGGCSSTQPTLEIKTEAPDAPISHKDCPVYVLGELKAIRKHGEKWRNDGSDCEICKCTDGQSRCYYHYCNAGLTEGYMTPPSVLGPGDKTAADQPPARPPLDDEDHLEEGSGAQPWPDDSYKIIEESRPHDLDLASSTSRREKTDGEDKNPRDNETHEHLSPPDLCGRPCKKNCPQGYKVDPVTGCRRCKCLNCQSLKQCKLKCPDGFELDKNGCKTCHCRNKNKNTLMTVITTSLDGDDFIVEDGYALSESYNEGEDQVTYNEIGGRGGVYVTSKDEEVYATAGDTSSDTVDPSCNTTRLGGCTDGRRVFTVGSWWERGPCVSCVCIAPGYTECNVTQCAPLPCSPSHQIKLEDSCCPICEETTKSAPINDRGHESRSTSRVPLDRMPPTRPHDLEHEHLLPTEDNSPHHFDSPPREDDGTTKSAVQARGIDSPEFVAIFVIVAVVSVIVLVVIAYIWRRNHRDKYDINAYRPEETEKLRPVKTADDNHQVRHV; this comes from the exons ACTGCCCCGTGTACGTCTTGGGTGAGCTGAAAGCCATCAGGAAGCACGGGGAGAAGTGGCGAAACGACGGATCCGACTGCGAAATCTGCAAGTGCACCGACGGCCAGAGTCGCTGCTACTACCACTACTGCAATG CAGGTCTTACCGAGGGCTACATGACCCCACCTTCAGTGCTGGGTCCTGGTGACAAGACAGCTGCCGACCAGCCTCCAGCCCGACCTCCCCTGGATGATGAGGATCATCTTGAGGAAGGCTCTGGCGCTCAACCCTGGCCCGACGATAGTTACAAGATAATCGAAGAATCTCGCCCTCACGACCTCGACCTCG CATCATCAACATCCCGACGTGAGAAGACCGACGGGGAGGACAAGAATCCCCGAGACAACGAGACTCACGAACACCTTTCCCCTCCTGACCTGTGTGGAAGACCTTGCAAGAAAAACTGCCCTCAGGGATACAAG gtgGACCCAGTAACTGGATGCCGCCGCTGCAAATGCCTTAACTGCCAGTCCTTGAAACAATGTAAACTGAAATGTCCTGATGGATTTGAACTGGATAAGAATGGATGCAAAACATGCCACTGTCgcaataagaataagaatactCTCATGACGGTCATCACAACTTCACTAGACGGAGACGACTTCATCGTCGAAGATGGTTATGCCTTATCAGAATCATATAACGAAGGCGAAGACCAGGTCACGTATAATGAAATAGGAGGCCGTGGAGGAGTCTACGTCACATCCAAAGATGAGGAGGTTTATGCCACTGCAGGAGACACTAGCAGTGATACTGTAGATCCTTCTTGTAATACAACAC GTCTTGGAGGCTGCACTGACGGCCGCAGGGTGTTCACAGTGGGATCATGGTGGGAACGAGGGCCTTGCGTGTCCTGCGTCTGTATAGCTCCAGGCTATACCGAATGTAATGTGACCCAATGTGCTCCACTGCCATGCTCCCCAAGTCATCAGATCAAGCTGGAAGACTCATGCTGCCCAATTTGTGAAG AGACTACAAAGTCTGCCCCAATAAATGACCGTGGGCATGAAAGTAGGAGCACTTCCAGAGTTCCTTTGGACCGTATGCCTCCTACACGACCTCATGACCTTGAACATGAACATTTACTGCCCACAGAGGACAACTCTCCACATCATTTTGACTCGCCACCTAGAGAAGATGATGGCACCACAAAGAGTGCGGTTCAGG CAAGGGGCATTGATTCACCAGAGTTTGTGGCGATTTTCGTGATTGTAGCCGTGGTATCTGTCATAGTTCTTGTTGTCATAGCTTACATTTGGCGGCGAAATCACAGGGACAAGTATGACATTAATGCCTATAGGCCTGAAGAGACTGAGAAGCTAAGACCTGTCAAGACAGCTGATGACAACCATCAAGTGAGGCATGTGTAA
- the LOC136845899 gene encoding cysteine-rich motor neuron 1 protein isoform X4 — MGVVSNAGVGGVMLAALLLSLAAVLGGCSSTQPTLEIKTEAPDAPISHKDCPVYVLGELKAIRKHGEKWRNDGSDCEICKCTDGQSRCYYHYCNGLTEGYMTPPSVLGPGDKTAADQPPARPPLDDEDHLEEGSGAQPWPDDSYKIIEESRPHDLDLASSTSRREKTDGEDKNPRDNETHEHLSPPDLCGRPCKKNCPQGYKVDPVTGCRRCKCLNCQSLKQCKLKCPDGFELDKNGCKTCHCRNKNKNTLMTVITTSLDGDDFIVEDGYALSESYNEGEDQVTYNEIGGRGGVYVTSKDEEVYATAGDTSSDTVDPSCNTTRLGGCTDGRRVFTVGSWWERGPCVSCVCIAPGYTECNVTQCAPLPCSPSHQIKLEDSCCPICEETTKSAPINDRGHESRSTSRVPLDRMPPTRPHDLEHEHLLPTEDNSPHHFDSPPREDDGTTKSAVQARGIDSPEFVAIFVIVAVVSVIVLVVIAYIWRRNHRDKYDINAYRPEETEKLRPVKTADDNHQVRHV, encoded by the exons ACTGCCCCGTGTACGTCTTGGGTGAGCTGAAAGCCATCAGGAAGCACGGGGAGAAGTGGCGAAACGACGGATCCGACTGCGAAATCTGCAAGTGCACCGACGGCCAGAGTCGCTGCTACTACCACTACTGCAATG GTCTTACCGAGGGCTACATGACCCCACCTTCAGTGCTGGGTCCTGGTGACAAGACAGCTGCCGACCAGCCTCCAGCCCGACCTCCCCTGGATGATGAGGATCATCTTGAGGAAGGCTCTGGCGCTCAACCCTGGCCCGACGATAGTTACAAGATAATCGAAGAATCTCGCCCTCACGACCTCGACCTCG CATCATCAACATCCCGACGTGAGAAGACCGACGGGGAGGACAAGAATCCCCGAGACAACGAGACTCACGAACACCTTTCCCCTCCTGACCTGTGTGGAAGACCTTGCAAGAAAAACTGCCCTCAGGGATACAAG gtgGACCCAGTAACTGGATGCCGCCGCTGCAAATGCCTTAACTGCCAGTCCTTGAAACAATGTAAACTGAAATGTCCTGATGGATTTGAACTGGATAAGAATGGATGCAAAACATGCCACTGTCgcaataagaataagaatactCTCATGACGGTCATCACAACTTCACTAGACGGAGACGACTTCATCGTCGAAGATGGTTATGCCTTATCAGAATCATATAACGAAGGCGAAGACCAGGTCACGTATAATGAAATAGGAGGCCGTGGAGGAGTCTACGTCACATCCAAAGATGAGGAGGTTTATGCCACTGCAGGAGACACTAGCAGTGATACTGTAGATCCTTCTTGTAATACAACAC GTCTTGGAGGCTGCACTGACGGCCGCAGGGTGTTCACAGTGGGATCATGGTGGGAACGAGGGCCTTGCGTGTCCTGCGTCTGTATAGCTCCAGGCTATACCGAATGTAATGTGACCCAATGTGCTCCACTGCCATGCTCCCCAAGTCATCAGATCAAGCTGGAAGACTCATGCTGCCCAATTTGTGAAG AGACTACAAAGTCTGCCCCAATAAATGACCGTGGGCATGAAAGTAGGAGCACTTCCAGAGTTCCTTTGGACCGTATGCCTCCTACACGACCTCATGACCTTGAACATGAACATTTACTGCCCACAGAGGACAACTCTCCACATCATTTTGACTCGCCACCTAGAGAAGATGATGGCACCACAAAGAGTGCGGTTCAGG CAAGGGGCATTGATTCACCAGAGTTTGTGGCGATTTTCGTGATTGTAGCCGTGGTATCTGTCATAGTTCTTGTTGTCATAGCTTACATTTGGCGGCGAAATCACAGGGACAAGTATGACATTAATGCCTATAGGCCTGAAGAGACTGAGAAGCTAAGACCTGTCAAGACAGCTGATGACAACCATCAAGTGAGGCATGTGTAA
- the LOC136845904 gene encoding tigger transposable element-derived protein 1-like — translation MHKMAPKCPAPAKALGKERKRHKKVMTLHQKVELLDMLMSGNSFAAVARHYSVNESTVRYIKKKEVEIRKATNMNLGSAKTVSTLRDKNIIRVESALAVWINDCYKKNMSLSHIIIHKKARQLYQQFQRGGDTEGSDVQEPDFVGFDEEEENEEEPEAGSSPHPRGFQASKGWLYRFMKRCQLSNVFLHGEVALPDTEAAVKYPKKTFKIINNIGYCPEQDLAELTKSASEEVDTAGSGDEEEEAGLSLDLLCEIMRMLKEVKEKLLTRDPNIERAMKFNNGLDGLLRPYTNLVSMKKQTQQLPITSYFSVVKDDPPKHLKTPEVQVVDKVPPEEGEEALPEEM, via the exons ATGCATAAGATGGCTCCAAAATGCCCTGCTCCTGCTAAGGCTTTGGGCAAGGAGCGTAAACGACACAAGAAGGTCATGACCCTCCACCAGAAGGTAGAACTTCTGGATATGCTAATGTCAGGGAACAGCTTCGCTGCAGTTGCGCGCCATTATTCGGTGAATGAGAGTACAGTCAG GTACATCAAAAAGAAAGAGGTGGAGATAAGGAAGGCCACAAATATGAACTTAGGTAGTGCCAAGACGGTATCGACTTTGCGCGATAAGAATATCATAAGGGTGGAGTCTGCCTTGGCAGTGTGGATTAATGACTGCTATAAGAAGAACATGTCTCTCAGCCACATCATCATCCACAAGAAGGCACGTCAACTGTACCAGCAGTTTCAGCGTGGCGGTGACACTGAAGGCAGCGACGTACAGGAGCCAGATTTTGTAGGCtttgacgaagaagaagaaaatgaggaagagccagaagcaggATCATCGCCACATCCTCgaggttttcaggccagcaagggtTGGCTCTACCGTTTCATGAAGCGGTGCCAACTGAGTAATGTTTTTCTGCATGGTGAAGTGGCATTACCAGACACGGAAGCAGCAGTGAAATATCCCAAGAAGACCTTCAAGATCATCAACAATATTGGCTACTGTCCTGAACAG gatttggcagagctgacgaagtctgccagtgaggaagtaGACACAGCAGGTTCaggggacgaggaggaggaagcaggccTGTCTTTGGACTTACTGTGCGAAATTATGAGGATGCTcaaggaggtgaaggagaagCTTTTGACACGAGATCCTAATATAGAACGCGCCATGAAGTTCAATAATGGCCTTGATGGGTTATTGAGGCCTTATACAAACCTGGTCAGCATGAAGAAGCAGacacagcagctgcctatcaccagtTATTTCTCAGTGGTGAAGGACGACCCTCCAAAGCATCTCAAAACCCCTGAAGTACAAGTGGTGGACAAAgtgcctcctgaagaaggggaagaggcactcccagaggagatgtaa